One segment of Leuconostoc lactis DNA contains the following:
- a CDS encoding ABC transporter permease, with product MWKYILKRLGWLVFTLFLVITATFFLMQIMPGTPFNNPKLTPEALAQLKTTYGLDLPLWQQYLNYLVGVAHGDFGISFQYQNQPVSMLIGQRLPVSAALGAQALVVGVIAGLIMGAVSARNKNNKIDGTLGILSTLGISVPSFILGIVLVYLFGFKWPLFPVSGWGDSFSQTILPTIALAVSPAAITTRFVRSEMIESLSSDYVQLAKAKGLSEKEIVNKHAYRNSMIPVLTLIGPMAAGLLTGSTLIEQIFSIPGIGQQFVLSIPSKDFPVIMGTTIVYAAMLMLMILITDVLTAIVDPRVRLQ from the coding sequence ATGTGGAAATATATTCTCAAAAGACTAGGGTGGCTTGTCTTCACGCTATTCTTAGTCATTACGGCGACGTTCTTCTTGATGCAAATTATGCCAGGAACGCCGTTTAATAACCCGAAGTTGACGCCAGAAGCCTTGGCGCAGTTGAAGACAACCTATGGATTAGACTTGCCATTGTGGCAACAATATCTTAATTATTTGGTTGGGGTTGCACATGGTGATTTTGGTATTTCATTCCAATATCAAAACCAACCGGTTAGCATGTTGATTGGGCAACGGTTACCTGTTTCGGCAGCGCTTGGGGCACAAGCTTTGGTTGTTGGTGTGATTGCTGGTTTGATCATGGGTGCCGTGTCAGCACGTAACAAGAACAATAAAATTGATGGCACATTAGGCATTTTGTCAACGTTGGGTATTTCAGTGCCAAGTTTCATTTTGGGAATTGTCCTCGTCTACCTCTTTGGCTTCAAGTGGCCACTTTTCCCCGTTTCTGGTTGGGGTGATTCGTTCTCACAAACGATTTTGCCAACAATTGCTTTGGCAGTGAGTCCAGCAGCGATCACAACACGTTTTGTGCGTTCAGAAATGATTGAATCACTGAGTTCTGATTATGTGCAATTGGCGAAGGCCAAAGGGTTGAGTGAGAAGGAAATCGTTAACAAGCACGCTTACCGTAACTCAATGATTCCAGTTTTGACATTGATCGGTCCGATGGCGGCTGGTTTGTTAACGGGATCAACATTGATTGAACAAATCTTTTCGATTCCTGGTATTGGGCAACAGTTCGTGTTGTCTATTCCATCAAAAGACTTTCCGGTTATCATGGGCACAACAATTGTCTATGCGGCAATGTTGATGTTGATGATTTTGATTACAGATGTGCTCACGGCGATCGTTGATCCACGTGTTCGTTTGCAATAA
- a CDS encoding ABC transporter permease: MAANTEDFVIVGAQSSDANEHISKPALSFWQDAWRRLKLNKLAVVSMWFLVIILAFAVLSNIFVPQKAANSFNSDKVGVYKNLPPNSGLPIPGWDGKIKAPGDTTSTNAYSEQGVPDGQKFILGTDNIGRSMAKRVTVGLRISLLVAIVATFIDLVIGVAYGVFSGWKGGWVDNAMQRIIEILSSIPNLIIVTMLGLLFGSGIASIILAIAMTGWLGMARQVRNMTLSLKERDYVLAAKSLGESSFKIAVKHLIPNMAGTIIVQIMMTVPSAIMFEAVLSAINLGVKPPTASLGSLIADAQSMLQFYPYQVLIPSAVLVLISLAFILLGDGLRDAFDPRASED, from the coding sequence ATGGCAGCAAATACTGAAGATTTTGTCATCGTTGGCGCACAAAGCTCTGATGCCAACGAACATATTTCAAAGCCAGCCTTGTCATTTTGGCAAGATGCTTGGCGTCGCCTCAAGCTTAACAAGCTTGCGGTTGTATCCATGTGGTTTTTAGTTATTATTTTGGCTTTTGCCGTGTTATCGAATATTTTCGTCCCACAAAAGGCAGCCAATTCATTTAATTCTGATAAAGTTGGTGTGTATAAGAACTTACCACCAAACTCTGGCTTACCAATTCCTGGTTGGGATGGTAAGATCAAAGCGCCTGGCGACACGACCTCAACGAACGCTTATAGCGAACAAGGTGTGCCGGATGGGCAAAAGTTTATCTTAGGTACGGATAATATTGGCCGTTCAATGGCTAAGCGTGTCACTGTTGGGTTGCGTATTTCATTGTTAGTGGCCATTGTGGCAACATTCATTGACTTGGTCATTGGTGTGGCTTATGGTGTCTTCTCTGGCTGGAAAGGCGGCTGGGTTGATAACGCGATGCAACGTATCATTGAAATCTTGTCATCTATTCCAAACTTGATCATCGTGACGATGCTTGGTTTGTTGTTTGGTAGTGGGATTGCCTCAATTATTTTGGCAATTGCCATGACAGGTTGGTTAGGCATGGCGCGCCAAGTCCGTAACATGACGTTGTCATTAAAAGAACGTGATTATGTATTGGCTGCGAAGTCATTAGGTGAAAGCTCATTTAAAATTGCGGTGAAGCATTTGATTCCAAACATGGCCGGTACGATCATTGTGCAAATCATGATGACTGTGCCAAGTGCGATTATGTTCGAAGCGGTTTTGTCAGCCATTAACTTGGGTGTGAAGCCACCGACAGCGTCATTGGGATCATTGATTGCGGATGCGCAATCAATGTTGCAATTCTATCCTTATCAAGTATTAATTCCTTCAGCCGTGTTGGTATTGATCTCGTTGGCCTTCATCTTGTTGGGTGATGGCTTACGTGATGCATTTGACCCACGTGCGAGTGAAGATTAA
- a CDS encoding ABC transporter ATP-binding protein — MSNPILRVENLHVNFNTYAGTVQAIRDVSFDLNKGETLAIVGESGSGKSVTTKTLMGLNAKNASIPDNSRLLFKDRNLLDLTEEEWQSVRGNEIAMIFQDPMTSLDPTMKIGMQIAEPLIKHRDMKKEDALARALELMKGVGIPNAEEHINDYPHQWSGGMRQRAVVAIALAADPEILIADEPTTALDVTIQAQILTLMKKLQHETKSSIIFITHDLGVVAGVADRVAVMYAGKIVEYGTVDEIFFNPQHPYTWGLLNSMPTTDTEVGTLEAIPGTPPDLLEPPKGDAFAPRNAYALAIDLKEEPPFFKVSDTHYAATWLLDERAPKVTPPAQIQKRWDRWQEMQGQEA, encoded by the coding sequence ATGAGTAATCCGATATTAAGAGTTGAAAATTTGCACGTGAACTTCAACACGTATGCTGGGACAGTGCAAGCGATTCGTGATGTCTCGTTTGACCTAAACAAGGGCGAAACGTTAGCGATTGTTGGTGAATCAGGGTCTGGTAAGTCAGTCACGACTAAGACGTTGATGGGTTTGAACGCCAAAAATGCTAGCATTCCTGATAATTCACGCTTGTTGTTTAAAGACCGTAATTTGCTCGATTTGACCGAAGAAGAATGGCAATCAGTGCGTGGTAACGAAATTGCTATGATTTTCCAAGATCCAATGACGAGTTTGGATCCAACGATGAAGATTGGGATGCAGATTGCTGAACCGCTCATAAAACATCGTGACATGAAAAAAGAAGACGCGCTAGCACGTGCGTTGGAGTTGATGAAAGGGGTTGGGATTCCTAACGCCGAAGAACACATCAACGATTACCCACACCAATGGTCTGGTGGGATGCGGCAACGTGCCGTGGTTGCCATTGCATTGGCTGCTGATCCAGAAATTTTGATTGCTGATGAACCAACAACTGCTTTAGATGTGACGATTCAAGCACAGATTTTGACATTAATGAAAAAATTGCAACATGAAACGAAAAGTTCAATTATTTTCATCACGCACGATCTCGGTGTGGTAGCAGGTGTTGCTGACCGTGTTGCTGTCATGTATGCGGGTAAGATTGTGGAATATGGTACCGTGGATGAAATCTTCTTTAATCCACAACACCCTTACACATGGGGCTTGCTCAATTCAATGCCAACAACTGATACTGAAGTTGGGACGTTAGAGGCCATTCCAGGAACCCCACCAGATTTGTTGGAACCACCTAAGGGTGATGCATTCGCACCGCGTAATGCTTACGCCTTGGCGATTGATTTAAAAGAAGAACCACCATTCTTCAAAGTGAGTGACACGCACTATGCGGCCACATGGTTGTTAGATGAACGTGCACCAAAGGTCACGCCACCAGCGCAAATTCAAAAGCGTTGGGATCGTTGGCAAGAA